The DNA segment CGTGGGCACAGGCCCGCGGCCTACGGTTCCGCCACTTTCACCGGATCAGAGCAAACGAAGACGGTGACGGCGACGAGTGAGCCGGGTGGCGCAGAGGAATACCATGCGCCGGCGCGGGGCGGCATCGGCACATGGGTGTGGGCGTTCGATGCCTCCGCGCAGCCGGGGAAGGCGGGCGAATACCTGAGCGGTGACTCGATCAGCGGGTTCCTTGAGGCCGAGGAGACCAATTCGAACCGTTCCAAGGTGCAAGTGGAATCGACGATCACCGAGCATTCCCCGGCGATCGGCGCGCAACTCAGCGACACCATCACTGTCGACGGTTTTCCCGAAGACCATGGGGAATTCGCGGGTTCCGAAGTATTCGGCATCGGTGCCGACGAAAAGCATGCGCAGGTAAGCGTGTGGTGGGCCGGGGATAAGGACGACCCCGGCAGCGATGAGGAATACAAGCCGGCTGGCGCTGCGGTGCCGCAGGAAGATGAACATCATAAGCTGCTGGGTACATGGGATGTGCCGGCGAAGAACGGTACGATCCGTGTGGGTGCCGGTTCCTTGGATGCTCACGGCAAGCCGATCAACATCATTGCCGAAGACCATGGCTGGTACGTGTTCGTATGGAGTTTCGCAGGCGATGACCGTGTTATGCCGGCCGTCAGCGCCTACGACGATCAGTGGGAGCAGGCCAGGGTGAGCGTCGAGCCTGAGGAAGAGGAGGACGAGGAGGACGAGGAAGAGGAGACGGTCGAAGAAAACGACGAACCGGAAACGCCTCTGGCCTCGACCGGCAGCGATGTGGCCTTCGCCATCGCCATGGCGCTGATCGCGCTTGCCGCTGGAAGCCTGATTCTGGTGCTGGCTCACAGGCGTGAATCGTTGTAGGCCATGGTGATATGAAACAAGGCTAGGAACCACATGATTCCTAGCCTTGTACTTGGTAGCGGGGCATGGATTTGAACCATGGACCTCTGGGTTATGAGCCCAGCGAGCTACCGAGCTGCTCCACCCCGCGACGGCTTGTCTTTTTGACAGCTCAATCAACCATAAGCGATACATAAAATATGTCAACTATCGGCGTGTCGTGAATATCATCGGGGGGAATTGGCCGCTTGCGCTGCATAATAAGAACCATGCCTATCAAGATCCCCAGTGGCCTTCCGGCCAGAGCCATCCTCGATTCTGAGCGTATCTTCGCTCTGGAAAAACCTGAAGCGGAGTGTCAGCGCGTTCGTCCGCTCAAACTGGTGATCCTGAATCTTATGCCGAAGAAGATCGAGACCGAGACACAGCTGCTCAGGCTCATCTCCAAGAGCCCGTTGCAGGTGGAGATCGACTTCATGAAGACCTCCACCCACGAGGCGACGCATGTGTCTGCCGATCATCTGGTGAAGTTCTACGAGACGCTTGACGCGTTGAAGGACAACTATTACGACGGTTTTGTGGTGACGGGCGCCCCGGTGGAGCATATGCCGTTCGAGCAGGTCGATTACTGGGAGGAGTTCCAGCGGATTCTCGATTGGGCGTCCACGCACGTGTTTTCCACCATGTACCTGTGCTGGGGCGCGATGGGTGCGCTGTACCAGCGGTATGGCGTGCATAAGGTGGATCTGCCCGAGAAGATCTTCGGTGTGTTCCCCCAGTACCTGCAGGACGAGTATTGCTTCCTGACCAATGGGTTCGACGAGATCGCATTGCAACCGCATTCCCGTCTTGCGGGCGTGGATGAGGGCGATGTGCGTGCCAATCCCGATCTGCAGATTCTGACGTGGGGGCCGGAATCGGGTCCGGGGCTGATCGCCACGCGTGATTTTTCCGAGGTATTCGCATTGGGGCATTGGGAATACGGCAAGATGACGCTTGCCGAGGAATATGAGCGTGACATGGCCAAGGGTATGACCAACGTGCCGTTCCCGAAGAACTACTTCCCCCATGACGATCCGAAGCTCGAGCCGTTGTTCGCCTGGCGCGCGCATGCGAATCTGCTGTGGCGCAACTGGCTGAATTGGGTGTATCAGACCACGCCGTACGATCTGACGGAGGTGCCGGAGCTGAGGGCCCATAAGCGGTTGGGTACGGATAGGTCCATTCGCCATGAACCGGCCGGCCCGCGTTCCGACGATTTCGCTCCGTTCCTTACCGATGGGTATGGTGTGATTTCCTCAAGGTGACGCTTCAAAGTGCATGCATTGTTTGGCGAATATGCGGCAGTCGTTGATGAGGCGGTTGCCGCATAGTTGTTGTGCGCCCCTGTACGCTGATTCCCGGTGAAGCCCGCATATTGATTATGTTTGAGTCCACATTTCAAGACGGAAATTTCTTCATGCGGACACATAGTGGACATTTCGGTCGGCAGCGAAATGTGATAGAAAACGTTGTCACGTCAAGCTTGTTAAGGCTAACACGGAATATGGGATTGTCAATCCGCTGTATTTTCCCTCGTGTCGAAACGCCGAACGAATCCGCACAAAACTGCGGTTTGCGGTTGTCGTTGTTGCGTTCGTCTAGAAGGCGGCGAATAATCTTCACCTAGCCATTCGAGATTGAATGCCGATGCGGCAGTTCAGCCCCTCGATTTGCGCCCCGCCGACATGAGCCTGCGAGCCCAAACCGAGATGGACGGAGATGTTACCGGGAGGTCACATTTACCGGTTGTTTAGGGATAGACTGGCAGCAGACATGAAGAAGTAGGAGGCGCGAGAATGCACGAGACACTTTTGTCCGGGCTCACACTTGCTGCGAGCGGGCCGGAGATCCCCTCCGTCGATGAATTCCTTCCCCCGGAGATTCTCTTCCAAGGTACCCCGTTCGCCATGAACCGCATCATTCTGGTGCGTGTGATTATGACGGTCATCATGCTGATCGTACTTGGCGTGAGTGCCGCAAAAGCGAAGCTCATCCCCGGTCGTTGGCAGGGATTCATCGAGTGGGGCATTGAATATGTGCGCGACAAGATCGTGTACGAAGTAATGGGCGAGACGCGAGGCAAGCGTTACGTCCCGATGATCACCACGTTGTTCTTCACGATTCTGCTGTTCAACATCTGCGGCATTATCCCGGGCATGAACATCGCCGCCACCGCGACGATCATGATGCCGTTGGCGTTCGCGTTGTGGACCTTCGTGCAGTATTGGCGCACCGCCTGCCGTGAGCAGGGCTTCTTCACCTACCTGAAGAAGGAATGCATCCCCCAGGGCGTTCCGGCACCGGTGCTGATCATCGCAATCCCGATCCAGCTGCTTGACGTCGTCGTCATCCGCCCGGTCTCCCTGACGGTCCGACTCTTCGCCAACATGCTTGCCGGCCACATCATCGTGGCGTTGTGCTTTTCCGCAACACAGTTCTTCCTGATCGAAGCGCACAACTGGATGGCCGCATTCGGCGCGGCAACCTTCCTGTTCGGCTTCATCATGACGTTGTTCGAAGGCTTCGTGGCATATCTGCAAGCGTTCATCTTCGCCACGTTGTCCACCGTGTACATCAACCTCAGCTATCCCGAGGACTGACGTACAACAGTAAGATTTGTAATTCGTTACTTGCGAATTCAGTTAGAAAGGAATCAACCCATGGATATCATCACGCTCGCTGAGGTTTCCGGCAATCTGAGCGCCATCGGCTACGGCCTCGCGGCCATCGGCCCTGGTATCGGCGTCGGCATTGTATTCGGCAAGGCCATTGAATCCACCGCCCGCCAGCCTGAGCTTAGCGGCAAGATCCAGACCCTGATGTGGATCGGCTTCGGCCTTATCGAGTTCCTTGCCCTGCTGGGTATCGTCGCTGGCTTCATCTTCGCCTGATCTCAAGGAACCGGTAATACAACGAACGAAGTGAAAGGAGGCGGATATGGAGACATTGGCTGAAAGTGGAATCATGCTGTTCGTCCCGAAGATGTACGACATCGTCTGGTCGGCCATCATTCTCGTCATCGTCGCCCTGTTCTTCTACAAGTTCTTCCTGCCTAAGTTCCAGGCCGTGTTCGATGAACGTGCCGCGAAGATCGAAGGCGGCATCGCCAAGGCCGAGCAGGCCCAGAAGGATGCCGATGCAGCCAAGGCCAAGTACGAGGCTCAGCTGAGCAACGCACGCGTCGAGGCTTCCAAGATCCGTGATGATGCACGTACCGAGGCATCGCACATCGTTGCCGATGCGCGTTCCCGTGCGGAAGCGGATGCCAACCAGATCACCGCTAGCGCTCAGCGTGCCATCGCATCGCAGCAGCAGCAGGCTCTGGTCTCGCTGAAGGGCGAGGTCGGTGCTCTGGCAACGGCTCTGGCAGGCAAGATCCTGGGCAGTGAGCTGCAGGACGAGAAGGTGCAGTCCTCCATGATCGATCAGATGATCGACAGCATGGATTCGGACAAGCAGTGATATCAGGCAGAGAGAAAGGCAGGTGACATCATGCGAGGAGAAGCATCTCGTATTGCGGATCGCGAATCGCGTGATTTGCTGGCATCCAAGCTGCGTGATACCCGTGAGGATGCATGGCGCATCGGCAATGAGCTGTTCGTCATCACCTCGCTGCTCGACGGTAACGTTCGCATCGAGCGTGCGCTGACCGATGTGTCACGACCCCTTGAAGACAAGGTTGCGGTTCTGAACACCCTGTTGGGCGATCAGGTGCATCCGATGACGATGGAGATCATGACCGAGGTCGTCAAGCGCCGTTGGAGTCGCGCCGCCGACATCGCGAATGCGGTCGAGGACTTTGGCGTAGACGCCATGATGTATTACGCGGACGCCACCGACAGCACGCTGCAGGTGTCCATCGAACTGGCCGAGCTGCACTCCGCGCTGCTGAATACGCCGGTGGTGCGCGCCAAGCTCTACGACGAGACCGTGCCCAGCGAGGCCCGAGTCAAGTTCTTCCATGAACTGTTCGACGGCAAAGGGCTGAACAAGGTCACGATGCGTCTGGCCGAACACGCCACGGAGAATCTGCGCAGGCGTCGTTACCTGGAAACCATTCAGTGGCTGATCAACAAGCTTTCCCGTCATATGGGCGAGTCGATGGTCATCGTGACTACGGCCACGCCGCTGAAGCAGGAACAGATCGACAAGCTCATCGCAGTGTATTCCAAGAAGATCGGGCGTGCGGTCCACATCAATTCCGTGGTCGACCCGTCCGTGCTTGGCGGCATGCGCGTACAGGTGGGCGACGAAGTCACGGATAACACCGTGGTGGCGCAGCTGGAGAACTTGCAGCGCAGCGTAAAAGCCGTATCCTGAACGGCCGGAAACGCTGAACAAACAGATTTTTACACAACAATAAAGGAGAGATCATGGCAGAACTTACCATTGATCCTGCCTCGGTGCGCAAGGCGCTTGACGATTTCGTCCAAGCGTACAAGCCGACCGACACCCCCACTCAGGAAGTGGGCTATGTCGCGACGGCCGGCGACGGCATTGCGCACGTGACAGGTCTGCCTGGTTGCATGGCCAACGAGCTGCTGACCTTCGAGGACGGCACGCAGGGCCTGGCGTTCAACCTTGATGCTCGCGAAATCGGTGTGGTTATCCTCGGTGATTTCGCTGGTATCGAGGAAGGCCAGGAAGTGCGTCGTACCGGCGAAGTGCTCTCCGTGCCCGTAGGCGATGGCTACCTTGGTCGCGTCGTTGATCCGCTGGGTCGTCCTATCGATGGCATGGGCGAGATCAAGATCGAAGGCCGCCGTATTCTGGAAGCCCAGGCTCCGGACGTTATGCATCGTCACCCGGTTGACGAGCCTATGTCCACCGGCCTGAAGGCCATCGACGCAATGACGCCAATCGGCCGCGGCCAGCGCCAGCTCATCATCGGCGACCGCCAGACCGGTAAGACCGCTATCGCAATCGATACGATCATCAATCAGAAGGCCAATTGGGAATCCGGCGACCCGAAGAAGCAGGTCCGCTGCATCTACGTGGCCATCGGACAGAAGGGCTCCACCATCGCATCGGTGAAGCAGTCCCTCGAAGAGTCCGGTGCCATGGAGTACACCACCATCGTGGCCTCCCCGGCATCCGATTCCGCAGGCTTCAAGTACATTGCTCCGTACACCGGTTCCGCTATCGGACAGCACTGGATGTACCACGGCAAGCACGTCCTGATCGTCTTCGACGACCTGTCGAAGCAGGCCGAGGCCTACCGTTCGATCTCTCTGCTGCTCCGTCGCCCGCCGGGGCGTGAAGCGTACCCGGGTGACGTCTTCTACCTGCACTCCCGTCTGCTGGAGCGCTGCGCCAAGGTTTCCGATGACCTCGGCGGTGGTTCGATGACCGGTCTGCCGATCGTCGAAACCAAGGCGAACGACGTGTCCGCGTACATTCCGACCAACGTGATTTCCATCACCGACGGTCAGATCTTCCTGCAGTCCGATCTGTTCAACGCCAACCAGCGTCCTGCAGTGGACGTCGGTATCTCCGTCTCCCGAGTCGGTGGCGCAGCGCAGACCAAGGCACTGAAGAAGGTCTCCGGCACGCTGAAGATCTCCCTGGCCCAGTACCGTTCGCTGGAATCCTTCGCCATGTTCGCCTCCGATCTGGATGCGGCTTCCAAGGCCCAGCTGAACCGTGGCGCGCACCTGACCGAGCTGCTCAAGCAGCCGCAGTTCTCGCCGTACTCCATGGAACAGGAAGTGGCCTCCGTGTGGGCCGGCACCCATGGCAAGATCGATGATCTGCCGCTGAGCGACGTGCTGCCGTTCGAAAAGGGCATGCTGGACTACCTGGAGCACAACACCGACATTCTTAAGACCATCCGCGAAACGGGTGACTTCACCGCCGATACCGAGGCCGCTCTCGACAAGGCAGTGGACGAGTTCCGCGCAACCTTCGTGACCAGCGAAGGCAAGCCGTTGGTCGAGAAGAAGCCCGATACGGAGCATGCCGCCCCGATCGAGCAGGAAAAGATCGTCGCGGGAGAGAAGTGATCCATGGGCTCGCAACTCGCATTGAAATCTAGGATCGCCTCCACCAGCTCGTTGGAGAAGATCTTCAACGCGCAGGAGATGATCGCGTCTTCGCACATCGCCAAGGCGCGTGATGTCGCCTTGAACGCGAAGCCGTATAGCGATGCGATTTCCGACGCCGTGCAAGCTCTGGTACAGCATACCCATATCGATCATCCGATTGTGAAGAAACGCGAGAACGGCACTCGAGTGGCCGTTCTCGCCCTCACCTCGGATCGTGGTATGGCAGGTGCCTACACCTCCTCGATCATCCGCGAAACGGAATCACTGCTGGCCCGCCTCGATGAGCAGGGCAAGCAGACGGAACTGTACGTGTATGGTCGTCGCGGAGTGTCGTACTACAAGTATCGCAATCGCGATATTGCAGGTACGTGGGAAGGCAATACCGACAAGCCCGGCGTTGAAGTCGCCGAAGCGATCTCGAACGCACTGATCGACGCGTATATGAAGCCTGATGAGGAGGGCGGGGTTTCCGAGCTCTACATCGTCTTCACCGAATTCGTCAACATGGTGGTGCAGAAGGTGCGCGTGCTGCGCATGCTGCCGGTCGAGGTTGTTGCTGATCCGAGCAAGGTCAACAACGACCTGAACGCCGAAGCCAGCCCGCTGTATTCGTTCGAACCGAGCGTGGACGAAGTGCTGGACGCGATTCTGCCGAAGTACATTCAGTCGCGCATCCACGAATGCCTGCTTACCGCAGCCGCATCCGAGACGGCAAACCGACAGAATGCCATGCACACGGCGACCGAAAACGCCCGCAGCCTGATCGACGATCTGACGCGTAAGCTCAACGCTTCCCGCCAGGCTTCGATTACCCAGGAACTTACCGAAATCATCGGCAGCGCCGACGCGCTGAATAAGAAGGAAGAGTAGGAACGCATATGGCTGAGAACCAGACTGCAGAAGCTACTGAGCCGATCGCCGGACGCGTTACGCGTATCCAGGGTTCGGTTATCGATGTTGAATTCCCGGTTGGCCATCTGCCCGACATCTACAACGCGTTGACCGTTGAGCTGTCCGACATGGGCACCAAGGAGGAAGGCGAAGGCGGCAGCCACACGATTCCGCTGGAAGTCGAGCAGCACCTCGGCGATTCCACCATTCGTGCAGTCGCCCTGAAGCCGACCGACGGTCTTGTCCGTGGTGCCGCAGTGCACGATACCGGCAAGCCGATCTCCGTGCCGGTCGGCGACGTGACCAAGGGCCATGTCTTCGACGTGTCCGGCAACATCCTCAACAAGAAGCCGGACGAGACCATTACCATCACCGAACGTTGGCCTATCCACCGCAATCCGCCGGCATTCGACCAGCTGGAGTCCAAGACCCAGATGTTCGAAACCGGTGTGAAGGTCATCGATCTGCTCACCCCGTACGTACAGGGCGGCAAGATCGGTCTGTTCGGCGGCGCAGGCGTCGGCAAGACCGTGCTGATCCAGGAAATGATTCAGCGCGTGGCTCAGAACCACGGCGGTGTGTCCGTGTTCGCAGGCGTCGGCGAGCGTACCCGTGAGGGTAACGATCTGATCGGCGAAATGGACGAGGCCGGCGTGCTTGAGAAGACCGCACTGGTCTTCGGCCAGATGGATGAGCAGCCGGGTACCCGTTTGCGTGTTCCGCTGACCGCACTGACCATGGCCGAATACTTCCGTGACGTGCAGAACCAGGACGTGCTGCTGTTCATCGACAACATCTTCCGCTTCACCCAGGCGGGCTCCGAGGTGTCGACTCTGCTGGGCCGTATGCCTTCCGCCGTGGGCTACCAGCCGAACCTGGCCGATGAGATGGGCGCCCTGCAGGAGCGCATCACCTCCACGCGAGGCCACTCCATCACCTCGCTGCAGGCCATCTACGTGCCGGCCGATGATTACACCGACCCGGCTCCGGCAACCACCTTCGCCCACCTCGACGCGACCACCGAGCTTTCTCGTGAAATCGCCTCGAAGGGCATCTACCCGGCAGTGGACCCGCT comes from the Bifidobacterium angulatum DSM 20098 = JCM 7096 genome and includes:
- the atpE gene encoding ATP synthase F0 subunit C, which produces MDIITLAEVSGNLSAIGYGLAAIGPGIGVGIVFGKAIESTARQPELSGKIQTLMWIGFGLIEFLALLGIVAGFIFA
- a CDS encoding homoserine O-succinyltransferase gives rise to the protein MPIKIPSGLPARAILDSERIFALEKPEAECQRVRPLKLVILNLMPKKIETETQLLRLISKSPLQVEIDFMKTSTHEATHVSADHLVKFYETLDALKDNYYDGFVVTGAPVEHMPFEQVDYWEEFQRILDWASTHVFSTMYLCWGAMGALYQRYGVHKVDLPEKIFGVFPQYLQDEYCFLTNGFDEIALQPHSRLAGVDEGDVRANPDLQILTWGPESGPGLIATRDFSEVFALGHWEYGKMTLAEEYERDMAKGMTNVPFPKNYFPHDDPKLEPLFAWRAHANLLWRNWLNWVYQTTPYDLTEVPELRAHKRLGTDRSIRHEPAGPRSDDFAPFLTDGYGVISSR
- a CDS encoding F0F1 ATP synthase subunit B, which translates into the protein METLAESGIMLFVPKMYDIVWSAIILVIVALFFYKFFLPKFQAVFDERAAKIEGGIAKAEQAQKDADAAKAKYEAQLSNARVEASKIRDDARTEASHIVADARSRAEADANQITASAQRAIASQQQQALVSLKGEVGALATALAGKILGSELQDEKVQSSMIDQMIDSMDSDKQ
- a CDS encoding F0F1 ATP synthase subunit gamma; the encoded protein is MGSQLALKSRIASTSSLEKIFNAQEMIASSHIAKARDVALNAKPYSDAISDAVQALVQHTHIDHPIVKKRENGTRVAVLALTSDRGMAGAYTSSIIRETESLLARLDEQGKQTELYVYGRRGVSYYKYRNRDIAGTWEGNTDKPGVEVAEAISNALIDAYMKPDEEGGVSELYIVFTEFVNMVVQKVRVLRMLPVEVVADPSKVNNDLNAEASPLYSFEPSVDEVLDAILPKYIQSRIHECLLTAAASETANRQNAMHTATENARSLIDDLTRKLNASRQASITQELTEIIGSADALNKKEE
- a CDS encoding F0F1 ATP synthase subunit delta produces the protein MRGEASRIADRESRDLLASKLRDTREDAWRIGNELFVITSLLDGNVRIERALTDVSRPLEDKVAVLNTLLGDQVHPMTMEIMTEVVKRRWSRAADIANAVEDFGVDAMMYYADATDSTLQVSIELAELHSALLNTPVVRAKLYDETVPSEARVKFFHELFDGKGLNKVTMRLAEHATENLRRRRYLETIQWLINKLSRHMGESMVIVTTATPLKQEQIDKLIAVYSKKIGRAVHINSVVDPSVLGGMRVQVGDEVTDNTVVAQLENLQRSVKAVS
- the atpA gene encoding F0F1 ATP synthase subunit alpha — encoded protein: MAELTIDPASVRKALDDFVQAYKPTDTPTQEVGYVATAGDGIAHVTGLPGCMANELLTFEDGTQGLAFNLDAREIGVVILGDFAGIEEGQEVRRTGEVLSVPVGDGYLGRVVDPLGRPIDGMGEIKIEGRRILEAQAPDVMHRHPVDEPMSTGLKAIDAMTPIGRGQRQLIIGDRQTGKTAIAIDTIINQKANWESGDPKKQVRCIYVAIGQKGSTIASVKQSLEESGAMEYTTIVASPASDSAGFKYIAPYTGSAIGQHWMYHGKHVLIVFDDLSKQAEAYRSISLLLRRPPGREAYPGDVFYLHSRLLERCAKVSDDLGGGSMTGLPIVETKANDVSAYIPTNVISITDGQIFLQSDLFNANQRPAVDVGISVSRVGGAAQTKALKKVSGTLKISLAQYRSLESFAMFASDLDAASKAQLNRGAHLTELLKQPQFSPYSMEQEVASVWAGTHGKIDDLPLSDVLPFEKGMLDYLEHNTDILKTIRETGDFTADTEAALDKAVDEFRATFVTSEGKPLVEKKPDTEHAAPIEQEKIVAGEK
- the atpD gene encoding F0F1 ATP synthase subunit beta: MAENQTAEATEPIAGRVTRIQGSVIDVEFPVGHLPDIYNALTVELSDMGTKEEGEGGSHTIPLEVEQHLGDSTIRAVALKPTDGLVRGAAVHDTGKPISVPVGDVTKGHVFDVSGNILNKKPDETITITERWPIHRNPPAFDQLESKTQMFETGVKVIDLLTPYVQGGKIGLFGGAGVGKTVLIQEMIQRVAQNHGGVSVFAGVGERTREGNDLIGEMDEAGVLEKTALVFGQMDEQPGTRLRVPLTALTMAEYFRDVQNQDVLLFIDNIFRFTQAGSEVSTLLGRMPSAVGYQPNLADEMGALQERITSTRGHSITSLQAIYVPADDYTDPAPATTFAHLDATTELSREIASKGIYPAVDPLSSTSRILDPRYVGQAHYECANRVKAILQRNKELQDIIALIGIDELSEEDKTTVNRARRIEQFLGQNFYVAEKFTGRPGSYVPADETIEAFTRICDGVYDNVPEQAFSGIGGIEDLERKWHDMQKEYGD
- the atpB gene encoding F0F1 ATP synthase subunit A; amino-acid sequence: MHETLLSGLTLAASGPEIPSVDEFLPPEILFQGTPFAMNRIILVRVIMTVIMLIVLGVSAAKAKLIPGRWQGFIEWGIEYVRDKIVYEVMGETRGKRYVPMITTLFFTILLFNICGIIPGMNIAATATIMMPLAFALWTFVQYWRTACREQGFFTYLKKECIPQGVPAPVLIIAIPIQLLDVVVIRPVSLTVRLFANMLAGHIIVALCFSATQFFLIEAHNWMAAFGAATFLFGFIMTLFEGFVAYLQAFIFATLSTVYINLSYPED